aaaacacaataaaacatcaaacattaaaaacttccctaaacaggattgctttcacatgtcttctaaaagtcaggtagttgttcttttccttgacatctgctgggagggcattccacagggcgggtgccactaccgagaaggccctctgcctggttccctgtaacctcgcttctcacagtgagggaaccgccagaaggccctcggtgctggacctcagagcatcaggaagaactttctgatgataagagcCATGcagcagtgaaacagactcctgAGTTTTGATTCTATAAACGTTTAATTGTTCTAAATTGGTTTTGCTctgaattttttaaattgttcCTATATTAtctggaaggcaggagtgcctggtgtgctctggtccatggggtcatgaagagtcggacacgactaaacaactaaacaacaacaaatattatcTGTATGCCGCCTTGAATCACTGTCAGGGAAAGAAGCAGGGTAGAAAAAAATTACATAATAGTCATAatttctgaagggctgtcatggaagatggagcaatattgttttctgctgctctggagggtatgaCTTGAACCagcggcttcaagttacaggaaaggagattccgacaaaacatcaggaagaactttctgacagtcagagctgttggacagtggaaaggtctccctcagaaggttgtggactctccttccttggaggtttcaaagcagagagtggatggccatctgtcatggatgcttttagctgagattcctgcattgcagggggttggactagatggctcttggggtcccttccatctctacaattctataagtcTATgaaataattacaggtaggtagccatgttggtctgacgtagtcgaaacaaaaaatgaaaaaattccttccagtagcaccttagagaccaactaagtttgtcattggtttgtctctatattggacaaacaggccaaaccctacgccaaaggataaatggacataaatctgacactaggaatcacaagacagagaaaccagtaggagaacacttcaatctcccaggacattctatgcaagatctcaaagtagctgtcttattacagaaaaaattcagaaacagactggaaagagaagttgccattaccaagcttaaaaccatggagagacctggtctgaataaagacattggattcttgtctcattatacatgttaaagctttctttagccatctcaccccttgctttttcctgcaagaccgattgcagtcgttaacagtagttaacagtcgtcaacaggtttaccactcctatcagccaatcacccattcccaccacccttctgagtaatacccctccccaccctctggtgacttctgtttcagtgtatctgaagaagtgtgcatgcacacgaaagctcataccaatgacaaacttagttggtctctaaggtgctactgggaggaatctATGAAATAAGTTTATCCTCAGCATTCACCAAAACCAgcatagtgaaggtgccagatatGTTTCACAACTTAGTGGCTGCCACAGAAGATGTCCTCTCCTGGGCTACAGCCACCCTCAGCTTCTGAGGGCGGTGGAACATGTAACACCCAGAAAGATCTGTAGAGAAGGTGATCTTTCGGGGACTTGGGACGTGTGAGCTTTCCAGATCATAGCCAGTCCTTTGAATTTCCTCAGCGGGAAAAGTGAGAATGAAAGCATTTATTTCTCCATCACAAGAttttatacacaaacacacacaagtggGGAATCGGGCTCAGAGCTCCCGGTGTGTGGAATGAAAAGGAGTCTAAAATTAGTCACAATCTTGTTCTGCTTAATGTGCATGGACTTGCTTGCCCTGTTTTGTCACACCCACTCACACCTAACACCTAACAGCACAATTGCCACAACTCTGAGGCAACCAAAATTAGAAGCAAACATATTACTGGGATATGGAATAAAAGGTATCCCCGTTGAGTCAGGGGCTCTATTTTAATCCCCGAGGAATTTTCTGTCGGTGGAGCAATAAAGGACAGCTCCCCCTTAAGTGCTCAAGCTGTAAGGAGCTTTCGAAATTATATAATGAGAGCATTAAGTAATTGCTTGAGAATATATTTTGCCATGCAACCACTAAGGCGTTCttaagaagaaagaggaggaaactTTAAAACAAGTGGCTCTCATTAGAGATGCAGCCCAACTGCAAATATGCAATATTCGGTGATGTCAGCTATTTGTGTGTCAGAACAAGCCATTAAAGACCTCTGGAAAGTTACTAAGTAAGGATGGCGGACAAATtctgttcagttcacatttaatggTAAACCAAacaaatctgcactttccagaataaTATGTGAACCAAATCACAGCCCACTGTCAAAATCCTCACCCCTCCAAGTtttgcagttcagttctccaGCAAAATAATATGTGCAAATTTGCACACACTGTGGAtgaaaagtgtgcatgaaaaattGCACATATTCATGGAAATTAACTCCAAAAAATGTGTAcgttaggcaaaaatgcatatcAAAATGTGTATGTGAAAagaaattggcactaaaatgctCGTAGATTTTAATGAGTACCTTTAaaatacttgtttgtttgttttattaaatttgtatactgcccttcatccgaagatcgcagggcggtttgcaacataaaaatacaaaatggaaacacaaaatacagaacagaacaaaagcaaaagcaaaacaaccaataatgatgtggaaatatggagacgattggaaaaataagaaacagaggAATACTGAAATGGGGGCCGATTTGCCCAGACCAAATTACAAGTATTGTGTCCATGTGTCCTATATTACAGAGGATAGTCCCCCGTTTGAAGGAATGTCCAGGCCAAGTCCagattaaagataaagaaccctaaAAAGAGAGAGCGTATCATGGAAGGTCATTGTTATTTCAAGGAGCTTTTAAGTGGGAAACAATAAGGCTCCTTATGGCGTTTATGGTGCCTCCACTTTCATCCCCTAACTCTAATACAAGAGGAAGGTCTGTggttcagtggtacagcatctgcacACATAAGGtgccagcttcaatccccagcatctctagatagggctgggaaagagcccTTATTTGAACCCCTTGGGAGGCCCTGCCACTCACCTCCCAAGTCTGACAACGGCCCCAGCAGGAGTCTGTCGTAATTCGCATCGCCTTGCAGCCAGGCTTCTTGGCCAGGAAAGTGAATTCACGCACAGCACAACCAGTGAACGTTTGCAGGTTGATGCTGGGGGGCTTGGGGGCACCGGCCCAGCTGGCCAGGATGAAGAGAAGCAGTGAGCCTTGGACCACGGATGGGAGCTTcattctgtgaggggaacagcaAAGACGGGGAGTTGTTAAAGACGCTCGCCTGGGGTATGTTCTGCATCAGAAATGGGCCTTCCCAATGtctttggactccaattcccataatccACAGCCAGTATGCCCAACAATTGAGGACGATGGGtattgtaggccaacaacatctggaagacccacCCCATCCTTCTTCTGCATAATCAAGATCCCACCTTAAGGTCCTTAGACCAAGTTACTTCAACCACACCTTATTGCTGATCTCTTGGACCATTGTCTCATGACAATGACCTCTTTCTGATGGCTTGTTTTTTTGTGAACAGTTTTGGCAGTGCTGAAAAACAGCTCCTCATCTGGGTGATTTTTTTGGCAGCCGGCAAGAAAGATCACTTACACATTTATATGGTCTTCCATCACCCTCATTTGTCCTCAGTGGTATCAATAGATGACAATATCAAACTGCCCTG
The nucleotide sequence above comes from Zootoca vivipara chromosome 1, rZooViv1.1, whole genome shotgun sequence. Encoded proteins:
- the GPHB5 gene encoding glycoprotein hormone beta-5, which codes for MKLPSVVQGSLLLFILASWAGAPKPPSINLQTFTGCAVREFTFLAKKPGCKAMRITTDSCWGRCQTWEKPVLKPPYIEAHHRVCTYNETKLETVKLPNCAANVSPFYTYLKAIRCDCGMCLTETTECETA